The sequence GCCGAAGGTCGAAGACGAGATCGTCGTACGCGCACCGGTCGATACGGTGTACGGAGCGTGGCATAACTTCGAGAACTTTCCACGCTTCATGCAGAACATCCACGAAGTGCGCGTTGTCAGTGGCGGCCGTTCGCACTGGAAAGCGAAGGGCCCGCTCGGCGCCGCTGCTGAGTGGGACGCAGAAATGACGCTCGATGAGCCGAACAAGGCGATCGGTTGGCGCTCGATCGAAGGCAACAGCGCCGTCAAGACGGCGGGGCGCGTCAACTTTGAGCCGCAGGGCGACACGACGACCAGGTTGAGCGTTCTCCTCGACTATGACGCGCCGACAGGCGCCATCGGCAACGTCGTCGCGAAGATCTTCGCCGACCCCGAAAAGCTGATGAAGGAAGACCTGCAGCGTTTCAAGGAAACGATCGAACAGGGCTGGGAACTCTCAGGGTTCTCGTACGGCGAAGGACAAACGTCGGGGAGCGGTGAGACGCTCGGCGGGTCGATGGGCCCGACGACGGCGCAGGACCTGGAGGCGCTTGACCGCACGAACACTGGCGACACGTCGCCACAAGAGGTCGACGACCCGGCGGAGCGCTGACGCACCATCACTCGCTGATACAAGAAAGAGGGTCTCGCATCGAGACCCTCTCGTCATGCCTGCCAACGACAGACGATCAAACAGGAGTGCCGGCGCATACGCCTAGCGACGCGATCAGTTCGTCGTCCAGCCCCATCCGCTCGGCCAGTTTCATCGTCATCGCCATGCGCGGGCTGACGCCGATCCAGTCATGCGAGGAGTACGCCCAGTCGAACAGCGCGCCGGCGTCGGCATTGCGGTCCGCGCTGTTGAGCACGGACACGACCAGGCGGCGGCCGTTGCGCACCATGCTCGCGACGAACGTCCAGCCGGCGCGGTTCGTCCAGCCGATCTTGATCCCATCGGCGCCGGGCGCGCCCTGCAACAGCGTATTACCGTTGTACAGCGTGTAATCTCCCGCCGCCGGCGCAAGGTGCCACTCCTGCGCGCCGACGACGCGTCTAAACACGTCGTTCCGCATCGAGTACGCGCCCAGGATGGCCAGGTCGTACGCGGTCGAATAATGCTCCTGGCGGTCGAGGCCGTGCGGATTGCGGAAGTGCGAATCGCGCATGCCCAGTTCGCCGGCCTTGGCGTTCATCCGCTCGACGAACCGGCTGACATCGCCGTCCATCGCCCGCGCGATCTCCAGCGCTGCGTCGTTACCGGATGGCAGCATCAGCCCGAAGAGCAGATCCGTCATCGAGATCTGGACGCCGGGCCGCAGCCCCATCACCGAACTGCCCACCATTCTCGAGGCGTCCGTCTCCGCTACGACCATCTGGTCCAGCGGCGCCGATTCCGCCGCCAGGATCGCCGTCATGATCTTTGTGGTGCTCGCGGGCGAGCGCCGTTCGTGCTCGTTGTAGCCCCAGAGCACCTCCTTCGTCTCCGCATCGATGACGACGGCGGTAGCGGCGGAGACGAGGGGCGCCGGGGCGGCGTTGCGCAGTTTTCTTGCCATGGTGCTCTGCGGGGCGGTGTTGTCTGCGACGGGAATCGCACTGCAGTTGACGTTGGCCTCGGCGAAAGCGGGACTCTCGGCTTTGAAGGACACCGCCATCGCGAGGCTACTCCCTGCAACAAAAATGAAGATTGCGTTCCTGAACATCGGCACCGCCGGTTGGGACTACACGCTCACCGTTCTGTTGGACTCGCACGTCGATCACCTCATGCCGCCAAACTCCTACTGGTACATCACCATGTCGGGCATGGGATCGAGCGCGAGCACGTCTTGCTCCGTACCGACGGGCCGATCCTGCTTGAGGAAGATGTTGAATGAGCGTCGCTCCGCGTACGGGCGAGCCATGTAGTGCCGATACTTCTTCACCTTCTCCGGGTAGTCGCCGAACGCGTCCATGTTGAGCACGACGTCCACGTTCGGAAGATCCGCCGTCACCTCGCCTTCGATGATCGTGCCGTCCATGAACTGGTGGACGATGAGCATCTTCGGCGGCAGATTGTGCTTCTCCGTCAGTTCCTGCAGGTACAGTTGCGCGCCGTTGATGTCGTGGCCGCTGATCACGCCCGAGGTATGGATGGGGTAGCCGTTTGGTCCCACCGCGTACTCCGGGTCGATCGCCACGTGTACGCGCGGATTCAAGAGGAAGCGTTCGATCTTTGCGATCTCGGCGGCCACGGTGCTGCGGCCGATCTGCAGATCCAGGATGACCTGGAGGCCATGCTCTTCCGCGAGCCGCAGGTACTCCTCGACGCGATCGTCCGGCAGGTAGCTGAGGTAGAGGCCGTTGCCGGTCGGCTCGCTCTGCACGATGCCGTAGATCAGGTCAAGCGTCGGAACGGCTTTGCGATCGCCGTTCAGGTCGTCGTAGAGTCGCGCGTGCTCTTTCAGTCGCTGGGCCAGGTCCTGTGGTGACATCGTGCCGAGCACGCCCAGGCCGGGCGCGAGCGGTGTGCCGTAGTACACGATGAGCTGGTTCGTCTCAAACAGCGAAGTCGGTGCGGGGGGGACGGGCGTCGGCGGAACGTCTCTCGGAACGGCGGTGGGGGGAGCGGGGGGCGCTTCTGGCGGCGCCTGCGGTCGCCTCAGCTCCAGGCGCGGCGCCAGGGGCTTCGGCGTCGGGCTGACGGTGGGCGATGCCCCCGGCGCGGCGCCCGCATCTTGCGTGTAGATCTGCGTCGTGCCTGCGGCGGCGTGTACGGTTGGCGGATCGCCGGGATCACCCCTTGATGCAATGCCGACGAAACCACCGAACGCGATGGCTGTTATGGAAATGAAACATGGGACCGCATAAGCGCGCCAAGGCCGCTTGTTGAACAAGTGGATTCACCTCAAAAATGCGGGAGGTTGGGGTACTGCGCACTATAGGGCCCGCTCTTGAAGCAGGTCAACGCTTTCGACATGCATCCGCGCGCCTTTTGATACTTTTGAAACGAGTTTGACAACGTTGAAATCGCCGTCTGCGTCACTAACGGAGGCGCACGTGCGCATACACCGCGATGCAACCCAACGCGACGCGCAATCGTGCGCGTGCTCGCCCGGACTACGTCGTGCTAGCGCTAGCTCGCCGGATCGCGAATCTTGCGAATTTCAGGACCGTATCAGCGACGGATTTATGCGGGGAAAAACGGCGGAAGGATGGCCCGGGCGTCCCGCCCGGGCCTGGCCCGCTCGATGGCGCCTCGGGGTCAGGCGGTGGTCGTCGGCGGCGGGAACGTCTGTGGGTCGTTGCCTCGCATCACCTCGTCCGACGATGCGGGCTCGTCGCTGATGTCACCGTTTCCCATCGCGCGAGATCCTGCCGTCGAGGCATCTGTCTTGTCGTCTTCGCTGTCAGCGCGACGCTCGGCGGACGCCATGACGATGATCGCGTCGTCGCCGATCGAGACGACTTCGTGCGGCATGATATCCGTCTTATCGCCGAACCCGAGGAGGCCGCTGCTCGCGTGATATGCGGTGATGTTGCCGCCGTCGTCGATCAGGATCTTGTCGACGGTCCCAAGGGAGTTTCCCGTCTCCGTCACGACTGGCGTACCCCGTAGATGGAGACCGGAGTCGATGATCTCTTGCGCCCGGGGCCGCGACGCCAGTTCGTCGAGCACGCCTGAGACTCGTACGGTGATGGCGTTATCGCCGATCGCCCGAATGTGCGCGCGTTCGAGGAACATCAGGCCGTTCATGCCGCCCGCGGGCGAAACCATCACGCCAAGCAGCGCGTGCTCCGCCGGGTCGAAGAGCACGTCCTTGACGCGCCCCAGTTCCTTGCCCTCAGTGATCGCGATGACCGGCATCGACAAAAGCTCGTTGGCATCTCGTCCTTGCATAGTCGTCTCCTTCAATCGTTGGGTTAAGCGCAGATGGCAAGCGGCCGAGCGCTGTCGCTCCGCCGCCGGCACATGATACCTGCGTCACAATCGCAAGTCAGCCGTAACCGCTTAACGGTTGCGGCCTTCGCGCTTCCGGATGTCGTCGCTTCGCATCGGCTCGTCGGGCGTGACGTCGGGGCGCAGCCCCGAGCCCGTGCGCGGCTCGGCGTCAAAGGACGAGTCGTATCCGCGACCCTCGCTGCCGCCCTGGAGCGGTTGCCTCAACGCGGTCAGATCGGGGTCGACGACGTGGTGCTCGCGCCGGAAGACGTTGGCCGTGATGCCGAGAATGACGCCACCCAGCAGCCAAACGATGCCGTCCTGGAACGAGTTTGTCGCGTCCTCGTTGATCTGCCCGAATGCCACGAGCAGGCCAATGACCCCTGCCGCGATGGCGAGCCCTGAGAGAATCGTGGCCAGCCCGTTGCCCAGCCACGTATCGACGTCTTTGGCCGTCCGGCTGCGGTCTTTCCGCACGGAACCCGAGTAGGCCTCTGTCCTGTTCATGATTCCTCCTTTTCGGAACCTGCACCTCCATGCTGCCACTGGCCGGATAGCACCGTCATTACAGGCCGTCGAAGCTGTATGTCGCGTCGCGCACAGATGCCGGGGCCCTTGACGCCCCGCCCCGCGTGCAGCGCATCGCTATGTGCGCGAGAACGGACTTTACGGAGGCGTAACAGCCGCCCGCGCATACTGGAGCCAACCAGACACAGGAAACCGACCGGAGGCGGCACCATGGATCAACTGACCGACTGGCAGAACGCACTCATCCTCGTCGCCGTGCTGTTCGCCCTCTATATCCTCGTCATGTGGGCCGCCGCGGTTGTCTGGACCTACCGCGATATCCGCGCCCGCACGAACGAGCCGTTCGAGCAGGCGTCGTCCGTGTTGCTCGTCGCGATCTTCAACATCCCGGGGTTGCTGCTGCACGTGCTGATGCGGCCCAAGACGACCATCGAGGACCAGATGGACCGCCGCCTCGAGGCGGAAGCGATGTTCCAGGACATCCAGGAGCGCCCCGCCTGCCCGCAGTGTGCCGCTCGTATTCAGCCGGACTTCATCCTGTGTCCGCAGTGCCGCGCGCAACTCCGGACGCCATGCGCCGATTGCAGCCAGCCGCTGGCCGTCGATTGGGTGATGTGCCCGTACTGCACCGCCGACCGCACGCCGGCGCCGCTCACGGTGCCGCGCCGCCGACCGGCAGCGAGCACGCTCAGGCCGAGCGTGCCGGCGCCGCGCACGGCGTTTGCCGCGGGACGGCCGCGGGCATAGCCGGCGGCTCGCCTGCTAGAACGGTTCTGAGATGGCCATCATCGGCGAGCGGCTCCAGCACTTGCGCGTCGGCGAGTTCGACGTGACGGGGATCGCCCGCGAGACCGCGCGCGAAGTCGCCGATGACGACGTCTCCGGTCTCAGCGCCGAAATGGCGTATCACGCCATCCTCGCGATCTTCCCGTTCCTGCTCCTGCTCGCCGGGCTCACGTCGATCGTCGACAACGTGTTTTCAGTCGGCAACCTCACTGACCGCATCGTGGACAAGGCCGCGCAGGTGATGCCCGAAGACGCCGTCTCCGTCATCCGGTCGTTCACGCAAGAAGTCGTGAACGCTGACGGCGGGATCGCCATCGTGGTCGGTCTGGTCGGCTCGTTGTGGGCCGCATCTTCCGTGATCGGGTCAGCGATGAAGGCGCTCAACCGCGCGTACGACGTGAAGGAAGACCGCGGGCTTGTTCGGCGCAAGCTGATCGCGCTTGCCCTCACGTTCGTGTTCGGCGGTCTCATGCTCGCCGCCGCCATGCTCGTCGCGACGGGCGGCATCATCGCCGGTGGCGTCGGCGAGGCG is a genomic window of Dehalococcoidia bacterium containing:
- a CDS encoding SRPBCC family protein; this translates as MPKVEDEIVVRAPVDTVYGAWHNFENFPRFMQNIHEVRVVSGGRSHWKAKGPLGAAAEWDAEMTLDEPNKAIGWRSIEGNSAVKTAGRVNFEPQGDTTTRLSVLLDYDAPTGAIGNVVAKIFADPEKLMKEDLQRFKETIEQGWELSGFSYGEGQTSGSGETLGGSMGPTTAQDLEALDRTNTGDTSPQEVDDPAER
- a CDS encoding D-alanyl-D-alanine carboxypeptidase family protein, giving the protein MARKLRNAAPAPLVSAATAVVIDAETKEVLWGYNEHERRSPASTTKIMTAILAAESAPLDQMVVAETDASRMVGSSVMGLRPGVQISMTDLLFGLMLPSGNDAALEIARAMDGDVSRFVERMNAKAGELGMRDSHFRNPHGLDRQEHYSTAYDLAILGAYSMRNDVFRRVVGAQEWHLAPAAGDYTLYNGNTLLQGAPGADGIKIGWTNRAGWTFVASMVRNGRRLVVSVLNSADRNADAGALFDWAYSSHDWIGVSPRMAMTMKLAERMGLDDELIASLGVCAGTPV
- a CDS encoding PRC-barrel domain-containing protein, which codes for MQGRDANELLSMPVIAITEGKELGRVKDVLFDPAEHALLGVMVSPAGGMNGLMFLERAHIRAIGDNAITVRVSGVLDELASRPRAQEIIDSGLHLRGTPVVTETGNSLGTVDKILIDDGGNITAYHASSGLLGFGDKTDIMPHEVVSIGDDAIIVMASAERRADSEDDKTDASTAGSRAMGNGDISDEPASSDEVMRGNDPQTFPPPTTTA
- a CDS encoding zinc ribbon domain-containing protein; translation: MDQLTDWQNALILVAVLFALYILVMWAAAVVWTYRDIRARTNEPFEQASSVLLVAIFNIPGLLLHVLMRPKTTIEDQMDRRLEAEAMFQDIQERPACPQCAARIQPDFILCPQCRAQLRTPCADCSQPLAVDWVMCPYCTADRTPAPLTVPRRRPAASTLRPSVPAPRTAFAAGRPRA
- a CDS encoding YihY/virulence factor BrkB family protein, with product MAIIGERLQHLRVGEFDVTGIARETAREVADDDVSGLSAEMAYHAILAIFPFLLLLAGLTSIVDNVFSVGNLTDRIVDKAAQVMPEDAVSVIRSFTQEVVNADGGIAIVVGLVGSLWAASSVIGSAMKALNRAYDVKEDRGLVRRKLIALALTFVFGGLMLAAAMLVATGGIIAGGVGEAVGWESQFVRLWNWVTLPAALMLVVLAVALLYWLAPNTGHQFRWITPGAALFAIGWVIASLAFAFYVANFASYNRTYGSIGAVIILLVWLYWTNFLLLVGGELNAVLARRHDEEYQRESGSQPRSGSRAQP